The genomic window GACAGCGCTCGTGCTGGATCGAAGCAGTCCGATACCGCTTTACCATCAACTGGCCCAATACCTGGGCCGGGAAATCCGGTCGGGGCGGTACGAGGCTAATGCCCAGCTTCCACCTGTCGGGCGGCTGGTCAAGATGTTCGGGGTCTCTATGCCGGTTGTGCAACAGGCCTTGGGGCGGCTGGAGGAGCAGAGATTGATCGTCCGGGAGCGCGGCCGGGGGACGTTCGTGCGTCCGGGGGCGGACTGGTCAACGGTAGAGGGACACGTGGTGCGGCATCATCGTATGGGGCTGGTGATGGGTTGGGAGTCGTGGTCGATCTTCGCTCCGCTTCCGGGAGGGGCGGAGGACGAGTGCCACACCTCGGGGTTCCAGGTGGCGATCGGCAACAGCCGCGATACGGTTGCGATTGAGATTGAGAAGATCCGGGAACTGGTCAACCGCGGGATCGACGCCCTGCTTTGGGTCTGCGCCAGCAGCGGGCCCAATCCAGCTCTGGTCCGGCGCGTGGTGCGGGACGTGCCGGTGGTGGTGGCGGTGGATCGCGAAGTGGAAATAGAAGGGGTGAGGCTGAACCTGGTCGAGCCGGACAACGCGGGTGGCATGCGGGCGGTGGTGCGCCATCTCCTTGAGAATGGGCATCGGCGGATCGCG from Phycisphaerae bacterium includes these protein-coding regions:
- a CDS encoding substrate-binding domain-containing protein encodes the protein MTALVLDRSSPIPLYHQLAQYLGREIRSGRYEANAQLPPVGRLVKMFGVSMPVVQQALGRLEEQRLIVRERGRGTFVRPGADWSTVEGHVVRHHRMGLVMGWESWSIFAPLPGGAEDECHTSGFQVAIGNSRDTVAIEIEKIRELVNRGIDALLWVCASSGPNPALVRRVVRDVPVVVAVDREVEIEGVRLNLVEPDNAGGMRAVVRHLLENGHRRIAYIREPFPVSSTWVREHAYAHALREAGIEPQPRWVLTSRESLYENGIACATRILEEKMELDAICCQSDRTAIGVLNVLQDAGVRVPQDVAITGFNDDPMARMVRPRLTTAHFDVSQMGRLAARLALTQLAALERGENVEPERVIVPVQLVVRESTGKDRNC